The genomic region GATGCCGGCCAGAGAGCAGGATTCCGCCGGTTTACTCGTCATTGTCTATATGCGCGTGTGAATGACAGCAGAGAAGAGAAAACAGAAGAGGAGATATGCAATGAAAACCAGCACTAAAGATCAGGCAGAGGGCAAGTTGCACAAGGCAAAGGGTAAGATCAAGGAGATGACAGGAAAGCTGATCGATAATCCGGAATTGGAAGCCGAAGGAAAGGGCGAGAACATCGCCGGCCAGGTTCAGGAAAAGATCGGCCAGATTGAGAAGGTTGCAGGGAAGTAGGAGTGAGTGCGGGTTTGCAGGATCTCCTCGAGCCCGCAAGCGCGATTGCATCAGAGTCAGTATCGTTACCGGTAGATAGTATCCGGTTCATGAGTAAATTCAGGAGAGAAGCAATGAAATATCAATATTCTGGAAGTTTCCTGGCGGGCGCGATAGCCATGCTGGTGATGAGTATGCCGGTGCTTGCGTCCAAGACGGATGAGAAAATCGAGTCAACTGTCAGGAGTTCGTATGTGTTCAAGACCTATCTCAAGAGCGATGACATCAAGGTTGAATCCAGGGATGGTATCGTGACTTTGACGGGCACTGTAATCGATGCCTCCCACAAATCACTGGCTCAAGAGACCGTCGCTGGCCAGCCCGATGTCAAACGTGTGGATAACAAGCTGACGGTGAAGGGTGATCAGCCCGCGGAAAATTCCGACGCATGGCTTGTCGCAAAAGTGAAAACCACGCTTTTATTCCACCGAAACGTCAGTACTCTCACCGAGGTGTCGATCAATAACGGCGCGGTGACACTGCGAGGCGACGCAGGAAGCCAGGCGGAAAAGGACCTGACGACCGAGTATGCCAAGGATATCGATGGGGTCAAGAGCGTCAACAATGAGATGACCGTATCAGGTACGTCAGTAAAGAAAGACGCAACAGTGGGTGAGGTGGTCGATGATGCCTCCATCACAGCACTGGTCAAGCTGACATTGCTGAGTCACCGCTCAACCAGCGCTTTGCATACCAAGGCAGTGACTAACAACGGCGTGGTAACACTGAGCGGTGATGCCAGGAA from Gammaproteobacteria bacterium harbors:
- a CDS encoding BON domain-containing protein — protein: MKYQYSGSFLAGAIAMLVMSMPVLASKTDEKIESTVRSSYVFKTYLKSDDIKVESRDGIVTLTGTVIDASHKSLAQETVAGQPDVKRVDNKLTVKGDQPAENSDAWLVAKVKTTLLFHRNVSTLTEVSINNGAVTLRGDAGSQAEKDLTTEYAKDIDGVKSVNNEMTVSGTSVKKDATVGEVVDDASITALVKLTLLSHRSTSALHTKAVTNNGVVTLSGDARNAAEISLATKLVSDVKGVKDVKNHMSIAGVE
- a CDS encoding CsbD family protein; its protein translation is MKTSTKDQAEGKLHKAKGKIKEMTGKLIDNPELEAEGKGENIAGQVQEKIGQIEKVAGK